TCCGGGTCTCGGCACCGTCGGAGTCCGGTGCCGGTGCCGAGCAGGCCATGGGCAACGTCGTGCTCTGGAAGCGGTCGACCTGGACCAAGGCCAACGGCGGTCGCGTCCAGCTTGTCGACGACGACAAGACCTTCTACGACGGTCGGCCGGTCACCTGGGACCGGTTCGCGACCTGGGTGATCCTCGAGCGCGCGGACGGCCACGGCGGTCGAGAGGTGGTGTCGGTGGTCTCCACCCACCACATGACCAACCCGCACCGCTGGCCGAAGCAGCACGGCAACCCGCCGCTGACCCGCCCCCAGCAGTACGGCGCCGGGATGGACATCCTGCTGCAGATGCGCAACTCGCTGGCCGCGCACGGCCCGGTGCTCGTCGGTGGCGACATGAACACCCAGGCCTCCTACACCGACCTGCCCTGGGCGGCCGCGGCGAAGATGAAGGGCGCCGGCTACGGCTGGCACAACCACGGCGTCGACTTCATCTTCTTCCCCCAGCACCAGGGCGTCCGGCTCGAGCAGGGCTGGGACGGCACCATGGTGTCGGACCACCACTGGCTTTCCGCGCGCATCGCCATGAACGGCGCCGGCCCCGAGAGCGCCCCGGAGCCCGCGGCCGCCAACGACGGTGTCGTGAACGTTGCCCACACCTCGAGGACAGCGGCCGCGCCGCCGGCCGGCGACGTGCTCGCCCAGCTGATGCGGCTGCGGTTCGCCTCTGGCTACCCGACCATGACCGCCGAGCAGGCCCGCAACGCGATCACCATCGCCCAGGTCGCCCGCGACCTCCAGATTCCCCGCCGCGGCCTGCAGATCGCGATCGCCACGGCGATCCAGGAGTCCAAGCTGGTCAACCTCAACAGCGGCGACCGTGACTCCCTCGGCCTGTTCCAGCAGCGCCCGTCGACCGGGTGGGGGAGCCGGGCCGAGATCACCACCCCGGTGCTGTCCGCGCGTGCCTTCTTCGGCGAGGCCCAGCACACCGGGAACCCTGGCCTGCTCGACATCCCCGGCTGGCAGAGCATGACCCTCACCCAGGCCGCGCAGGCCGTGCAGCGCTCCGGCTACCCCGACGCCTACGCCCAGTGGGAGGACGTCGCCGGCGACATCACCGACCTGCTCGGTGGAGACCTGCCCGACCTGCCCGACGACGGCTCCACCACCGACGTCGCCAACTGCCAGGGCGACACCGTCAACCCGATCACCGTCGGCACCCTCAACCTGCTCGGCGCCGGCCACACCGACCAGCCCGGCGAGCGGCCGGGCTACGACACCTGGGACAAGCGACTGCCCGGCGCCATGCGGACCATCGAGAACGCCGGCGTCTCGATCGCCGGTCTCCAGGAGGTCCACCTGCCCCAGGCCAAGGCCCTGGCCAACCAGTACGCAGCCAAGTGGGGCATGTACCCGGCCACCGGGAAGGTCCAGAACCGGGTGGTCTGGGACCGCAACGAGTGGGAGCAGACCGACGCCCGTCTCGTCGACATCCCCTACTTCGGCCGCAAGGACACCGGTATGCCGCTGGTCCAGCTCACCGGCACAGCTGGAGGCCCCAGCGCCGGGCAGGTGATCTGGGTCTGGAGCATCCACAACCCGGCCGACGCCCAGGGGGACGCCGCGGGGCACCGCAAGGAGGCACTCCGCCGCCAGCTGGCCACGATGACCGAGCTCTCCGGCACCGGCACCCCGGCGGTGATCCTGGGTGACTTCAACGACGGCAACAACTCCTCGCACTGCGCCCTGACCCCTGAGCTGACCAACGCCTTCGGCGGGTCGGCCGAGCCCTGCAAGAAGCCCAAGCAGGACGCGCCGATCGACCACGTCTACGGCACCAACCTCACCTGGGCCAGCGCCGAGGTCGACAACAGCACCAAGGCCAGCAAGCTCGCCGACCACCCGCTCGTGACCGCCACCACGGCCGGGAGCAGCGCCGGGTGCGCCGTCGCCACCGAGACCAACTACAACCTCGGGCCGGTCAAG
Above is a genomic segment from Nocardioides aromaticivorans containing:
- a CDS encoding peptidoglycan DD-metalloendopeptidase family protein, with amino-acid sequence MKKLLLAGLPVLIVFMGLPFVVTLMVVMTTTAAAECRTQSSQSAPTELGDLGAIDGPVGGPVKGRITMAQANIPRRSGLDGFRASMPKVLSKSPDFVTLNEAGGWSLAQIEAAAPGYDAFRVSAPSESGAGAEQAMGNVVLWKRSTWTKANGGRVQLVDDDKTFYDGRPVTWDRFATWVILERADGHGGREVVSVVSTHHMTNPHRWPKQHGNPPLTRPQQYGAGMDILLQMRNSLAAHGPVLVGGDMNTQASYTDLPWAAAAKMKGAGYGWHNHGVDFIFFPQHQGVRLEQGWDGTMVSDHHWLSARIAMNGAGPESAPEPAAANDGVVNVAHTSRTAAAPPAGDVLAQLMRLRFASGYPTMTAEQARNAITIAQVARDLQIPRRGLQIAIATAIQESKLVNLNSGDRDSLGLFQQRPSTGWGSRAEITTPVLSARAFFGEAQHTGNPGLLDIPGWQSMTLTQAAQAVQRSGYPDAYAQWEDVAGDITDLLGGDLPDLPDDGSTTDVANCQGDTVNPITVGTLNLLGAGHTDQPGERPGYDTWDKRLPGAMRTIENAGVSIAGLQEVHLPQAKALANQYAAKWGMYPATGKVQNRVVWDRNEWEQTDARLVDIPYFGRKDTGMPLVQLTGTAGGPSAGQVIWVWSIHNPADAQGDAAGHRKEALRRQLATMTELSGTGTPAVILGDFNDGNNSSHCALTPELTNAFGGSAEPCKKPKQDAPIDHVYGTNLTWASAEVDNSTKASKLADHPLVTATTAGSSAGCAVATETNYNLGPVKPQLTQLVNILGPMFGIKTVGGYRASATDPNGHPAGLAADFMVPLTPAGKAQGDALAAYAQAHARELGIDYIIWYQRIWSVARADEGWRLMEDRGSATANHMDHPHINVLPNVKVSPVGLEGASCDEVVYPVPAKYIGSDNYNWHETGPYWSKWHTGTDFSAPCGTTVYAAHAGTIEIDTTQRSWAGPQLVKVTTGAGGLTTWYAHMQNISVSRGQTVAAGEPIGQVGKEGNVSGCHLHFEVHLKNGSIYGPDNVDPSTWLAENASRPSRAV